The following are encoded together in the Anopheles nili chromosome 3, idAnoNiliSN_F5_01, whole genome shotgun sequence genome:
- the LOC128727166 gene encoding protein croquemort-like, which produces MCCCSKRYSNTAKKLWAFGGVVAIFIAAAFFGFGLPAIIDAVALTEFRIKEGARVYENFFDGEVPIFFDIYVFDWTNPEEVRNPNVRPNFVQKGPYVFSERHERGMVSFNANDTITFNQKRIWHYMPELSNGDYFNDRVTTLNPVLATVGKTLEGNPLLSLLDGLIMANSLAEFLYRDVPVHEMLFDGHPDILLPTLRALLAQLPPGAIPDFDLPPWEGFGWFVERNGSLTYDGTFQMGTGTDNRINTGVMRQWNNAPQVPNYRGFCGQVRGSAGEVWPPMGRNLDTYPPLALFLPDLCSAITLQHEREFTVHGLDGEQWVGDARNFDNGHTIPETECQCTAAVEECPFYRPGVLDVSECKFGAPLVVSYPHFYLAHPSYRSAVDGMSPDRAKHEFRFALHPFSGIPMTVNGRIQYNMHLRDNGLSLFQGVPDIVIPAFWVEQRMVLTEDIADDLKLIENLRWGFIYTSFALCGVGALLLGLSLYASFYVWKD; this is translated from the exons ATGTGCTGCTGTTCGAAGCGATACTCCAACACCGCCAAAAAGCTGTGGGCTTTTGGCGGTGTGGTGGCCATCTTTATTGCGGCCGCGTTCTTCGGTTTCGGTCTTCCGGCCATCATCGACGCCGTGGCGCTGACGGAGTTCCGCATCAAGGAGGGAGCCCGCGTGTACGAGAACTTCTTCGACGGTGAGGTGCCGATCTTCTTCGACATCTACGTGTTCGATTGGACGAACCCGGAGGAAGTACGGAACCCAAACGTACGGCCCAACTTTGTCCAGAAGGGACCGTACGTGTTCTCCGAGCGCCACGAGCGGGGCATGGTTTCGTTCAACGCGAACGATACGATCACGTTCAATCAGAAGCGCATCTGGCACTACATGCCCGAGCTCTCGAATGGGGACTACTTTAACGATCGCGTTACCACGCTAAACCCTGTGCTAGCG ACCGTCGGAAAAACGCTAGAAGGAAACCCACTATTGAGTCTGCTTGATGGCCTGATCATGGCTAACAGCTTGGCAGAGTTTCTATACCGAGACGTGCCAGTACACGAGATGCTGTTCGATGGCCACCCGGACATTCTGCTGCCTACGTTGCGTGCCTTGCTTGCTCAGTTACCGCCGGGTGCAATACCCGACTTCGATCTGCCACCATGGGAAGGTTTTGGTTGGTTCGTGGAACGCAACGGAAGCCTAACCTACGACGGTACCTTCCAGATGGGTACGGGCACGGACAACCGCATCAACACGGGCGTAATGCGCCAGTGGAACAATGCCCCACAGGTTCCAAATTATCGCGGTTTCTGTGGCCAGGTGCGTGGATCTGCCGGTGAAGTgtggccaccgatgggacgCAATCTGGATACGTACCCACCGCTAGCGCTCTTCCTGCCCGATCTATGCAGTGCCATCACGCTGCAGCACGAGCGCGAGTTCACCGTGCACGGATTGGATGGTGAGCAGTGGGTGGGAGATGCGCGAAATTTCGACAACGGCCATACGATCCCGGAAACGGAATGCCAATGTACGGCAGCGGTCGAAGAGTGTCCCTTCTACCGGCCTGGTGTGCTCGATGTGTCCGAATGCAAGTTTGGGGCTCCTCTCGTCGTGAGTTATCCACATTTCTATCTCGCTCATCCGAGTTATCGCAGTGCCGTGGATGGTATGAGCCCGGATCGGGCAAAGCACGAGTTCCGCTTTGCACTGCATCCCTTTTCGGGCATCCCGATGACCGTTAATGGGCGCATCCAGTACAATATGCATCTTAGGGACAATGGCCTATC CTTGTTCCAAGGTGTGCCGGACATCGTGATCCCTGCATTTTGGGTAGAGCAACGTATGGTGCTTACCGAAGACATCGCAGATGATCTTAAG CTGATCGAAAATCTACGATGGGGATTCATCTACACATCATTCGCGCTGTGTGGCGTTGGTGCACTTCTTCTTGGGTTGTCTCTCTACGCCTCGTTTTACGTATGGAAAGACTAG